The sequence CGGTATTGGAGCCCTGCAGTCCCTCGAAGTCtgctcttcctcctcgcgtTCGATCTTGAATCTCTTCTGAGCGCAGTTTGCGACACCTGATCCCATTCCGTTCGTGACTGGCGCGTTACCAGTCAAGGACGAGGAAGATCCATTAGGAGTATTCGATGACACCTGCGGTGATTTCGGAAAACTCGGGGATCGGCCAGGCGCTAATGAACGTATGACACCGTTACTGGTGCtggaaaagatgaaattagATATCGAATTGCAGGAAAAACTGCAATGTGCTGTAGTCAAATCCtcaaaatcaattttagaTACTATTTTAGGTACTTCtctgttataattattattcttttacttgaataaaaaaggataatCTAAATGGCAAGGATAATTCTCAAATAtctaaacatttattaaacatgCAGTGCctcttctttaatattatatgcttATTTTTTgcaggaataaataaaaaagccaAGATTTAATTTAGAGGATTTAATTTCGATTCACCTGTGAAAATTGCCTTGGGTAACTACGACGGAGGGAGTGACACAACGTTTTCCGGTAGATATGGCTGTGCTGAGTCCGCCCGGTGCGATCATCAGTAGATTGCTGTTACTTTTGTCACACGCCGCATGTCTCTGCATGGAATAATTAACACGAAAAACGTGAGAATTTTCGGAGGCATTCTGCTTTTCCTGTTTTAGAAGAGTCACGATCGGCTTCGCGTGGTACGTGACGGTATTTTGATTGTTCAAATGCGATTCGCACTTGATACGCACGTTGTGTTGCTGCATCCCGTTACGATCTTGATCCTTTTGCCACTCTAAAACGTTgcttaacaattttatatatctgcAAAACGTGATTGATCATTATTACTTCAAGATTAAAtcacacacccacacacacacacacacacacacacattcaatgattttctaattttattattattaatattgctataaaaatttttattaaatattttctatttttatttaaatttctattaatatttgaaGACAGGCATCTATGCATGCAGTCTCGTATTTCTTCATtagtgattttatttttaaaaaaagcttGAAAGATATCCGTGTAGTCTTCGCCTTTGcttagaataataattataaaaaatagaataaattataaaatgtctGTCGTTACACATTACTAAAATTACCGTATCGCCATTCTTAATATCTCGTTCTTGGACAGTTTCTTGTCCGGCGGATGCGTTGGCACCAATTTACGAAGTTCGGCGAACGCACCGGTCACGTTCTGCTGTCTCCATCGTTCGCGACTATTAGTGAATAATTTTCTGATTCCTAAGCCTCCTGTGCGAGGTGTGGGTGATCCTGAATGACCATTGCCAGAAGAGGAGATGCCATCTAACTATGatgtcaaatattaattttatattaatcaaatatGTTAATCAAAAGGTATGAATTCAGAAATAAGGCTTCAAATTTTGCTCACGGAGCTAGAACGGTCGCGTCTCCTTTTGCTCTGATCGTCCTCCTCGTCAGTGTCATGGGAGTAAAATTCATCGGAAAGCGTGGCTTCCTCCTCAGTGTCCCTCGACGTCCCAGGAGAATCCCCGACTTCGTCCGGAAGCTCTCCTTCGCCTGATAATAACGATCCCGCCGGGGAACCATTTTCGGCCTCGGCAACTGCTATACTGCAGCCGCTGTACGTTAACATCGGCTACAATAATAATGAACAAGTgcaataaagataaagattcTCTATCTTTCCGTTAGATAtctaaatttacaaaaattaaatcacagctcttttaaattacaaaattttaaatattctgcaCGCtcagatattaatatttcacaacTTGTTATGATGAATACTTTccttaacaaagtaatatttttttaaggaAATAGTATTAATTTTCCTATCATAAGTAAcacagaaaatagaaaataaataagcaaAAACATGTCTTTcgccaattataaattattgcgtTTCTATtgtaacgtaataaaattgaatgtaacgtacaaataattgttttatgtttACAATTTTGAAACAAAGTTAGAATTATATCAGTTTAAATGCAACTCTAAAGGCATATTACAGGCATAGGTTTATTGTTGGCTCACTGACGTGAttcttatgaaaatttataaataatatctatgacaaataataaaaacagatttattttAGTAGATATAACGTATTTAAGTGACTTTTGTTGATCATCGCGGTATAATTAGCCTATATAGCGCTAACAGGAAGTTGATAATGCGTTTTCTTCAATTGTCCCTGACATTCAATAGATATGTGCCATCCTTCTTATCTTCTTGTCGACATTAGTCATTGCAGTTTGTCGCTTTGCacctattatttattattttatttaaaataaatactgcTTGCGCGTTTATCTATCCGTTTCTTTTAACAATAACAtcacaataattttttcaatttatttatttgacagtaaaaagattaattcccttgatatgaattatttttataattaataattataataattattaattttttatcagtaaaacattttataagtttaatatacattatgtttcattttattaacattaagtAATATCAAATGCTTTTATGTGTAATGACAAATGATccacaaataaaatacaattttttagaTGCACGATTTGTCTATTTAAGGATTAATCACAACTTCACGTAACTGATGCAATCACACTATGAGCTCCACAACAATTAGAGAAAACTATTTAACATAATGCACAACACACGTGAAACAATCAAGACTTACCATGTTGCACGTAAAATAGCCAATACTATCACGAAATTAAATGacatcgagagagaaagacgtgACTCGAAGACTGAGATCTAACTCACATCGCGAACGTGGTGAAGAGTAACACTGATGTCGAAAGAGCCGATTTGACTAGTAGTGGGTCCAGGACACCCTCGGGTAAATGAATCTCGCGAGGGCGGAGCGCAGGCTTATGGGTGGAGCTCGTATCAGGTCCGTCCCATCCATGCAGCATCCAACATCCCTCTATCGATATTTGTCGCAGATCACATCTTCATGTATtcggtgaaataaaaaaatagtttatctATTTCATCATATATTGATCTTATCTTAAATCTTAAGTCTGCATAAATAAtcttatttagaaaatatcgcaatgtagcttttattttttatttttttatgccgAATATTGAGGAGTATTTATACTAAATTCCAATGTAAAAAATAGAGCTTAATTAAGTCTTTacttttgcaataaataatttatctatgcagaaaattaattattttccaatTATTAATTGGAAATTTAGAAAAGCGAAGAATATATCAACATTCCAAACTTCTTTTTGCatttaagttatatttttgtatccaTGATAGATTAGttggagatgaaaaatagTACCCACCACATGAGGGGACACGTGTTGGCAATCGAGGGTAATGCACGTGACTTTTATACGCCTTTTATTTTGAGATTAAGGTGTCGATATATCCCGAAGGGTCCGACacattttattgatattaaatatttaatttatattttaaaaagagtCTAATATATCGCAcaaacgattattttatactcacAACAGTATGTTGTATAACaaaatgtacataatttattttcattatacacTAGAAGTGTTTTACAGTACttgaactttattttattaattaattaaaacatttactATCTCTATTTTCGTGAACAAGCAcaactaatattattttattaatgtaatattattgtaatatattttgacaaacaatatttatactgCGTTTTAGATAGCAAACAAGTAGATGTTAACATTGTGAGCATATAATTGTCTAAGCCTCGTCTAATACCACAAATCTGTATGTTTCAGCTCGATACGGGCGCAAAGTAGAAGCAGCTGCAAGATTGTCCTTGTTATCTTGCACAGATACGCACATATATGCACATGTACGTACATGTGCGAAGAGAACGAATCTCTCTCCACCCTCTTCCTGCTTCGACTCATTACCATGTGTTTCGAAGATGCTTCCTGCGTCTCCACTAAAGAATAAAGCGTGTCAAGTCTCGCTGTCTATCTTATCGCTCTTGTTGGTCCAGCTATTGTCGTCGCAGCCAGAGGAAATTTTCGTTGCTCGCGATAAGTCGCATGAGTAACTTTTAGGGAAGCGATAAACACATTTCGCTAATAAATATTGTCACTGCGCATACTTactgtaaattatttaactattAACGTTTACTTTTAATATGTTACGCGACCAAATATTTGAActttaaaatatctaataatcgTTACAATTGccaattgttatttttaaatcatattataaaCGTAGCACTCATTTTAGTCGAAActttatatatgcataaattttatttgtgattactttatttataaagaatgtattaatttaattaaataaagaaaaattattaaataaagaataaaatattaaataaagaaaaattggtatttatataattgagcatatataaatatatgctcTTACTGATTATCATTGATTTTCTTTCAGATAATCATGACACTACCCAGAACCAGACCAGGTCCCACGCAGATTGGCTCGTAATAGCGCTCGAATGATCATCAAGAATGATACCGATCACCTAATCGGGCACCAACGATGACACCCGATGCATCCTACTGGAAAATCTGTAGCACCCTCCCGAGGTGTCACAATAAAACAACCGGTGGCCTATGGCCACTTGACGACAGGGGGTAGACACTCTCTCACCCTTAATGTATACTAAGCAGGGCTTTCGTTTTTTATGCTCCTCGAATCGCGGGGATCCGACTAATCGAAAGTTGATTGTTTGGGAAAAGTCTTCGTGAATGCACGCATCACCTATTTCATCTTCCACACATTTCCatgacaatataattatataatatacttctGCCATTTATGTtgcaaacattaattttatatcgtattaaataataataattaattggtaTATTCTCCGAATTATTACATTCGCTGAACattagcaataatatatgcattGTATGACGTTATATAACTAAATAccaggaataaaaaatatatatagaaatttcgaaaataattattaagcaTTAACAAAAACagtaattttttacatatatataaatataaagaaataattctttttatatgataagtatcgatattgaaaaaatttgaaaaatagttCAGGCTGAGCCCTGTTATGAGAATCCATAAAAAGACCCCTTGGTGTACCATTGAATTTCATAGGGGATATTTTGTAGCGGTTTcccacacaagtttggtcactcgcgaTCTAATTTGTGCGTGccaatgaataaaaataaggtATTAATGTTGCCACAAGATGAATTCACGTGACTCTTATCGCGGTCTTTGGATCCGTGCCGATTCTCGGATAAGGATCCGAGGAATTATTAACATCAGCGATTCTAATCaagaatgatatatatatctataataaatttgctaTAAATGCGTCAATGTTGCAGAGGCAATATAAGACCATTAGAATACTTGcttgtatttttatgtaaatttatttaattagcaTATCGATTTCATAAGCTGCAACAATCATAAATATTCGGATAATCGTGaatctaatatatttatttctaatacaTTTGAATCGACGAAACATCGACACGATCCGTAAGAAAAATACGAAGATTAATCAGAAAACGGTGTAGCGTAACTGTTAATTAAGTGTCAGGGTAATCCTTTCCACTTTACGGCATCTTAAAAATGAATCTTCCGTCGATTTGTCCATTTAATCCCCGAGATTAATACCTCTTGCCGTTTCTGGACCCTCTGACAACTTGACCCTACGATTCTACGACCGTGAGGGCGCAAGAGAGTAACTAGTACGAGAGGGTTGATGGGCGGGGCATCCCTTATCAGCAGCGAACACTCGCGCAGCCTCCGTTTTCTCGTTTCAATAGCGTTTTGCTTGGAATCCCAGTGACACTTTCACTTGTATGAATGTCAGATAGTCATcttagaatattatatttttgttgcaataattcaaaatatatcaGATCATAactgatttaaaaattcaatgtacattataataatatctttcagctgtaatataaatattaagataagaacaagaaagaaacatcaaaattctttaaatCTTTTGATGAGTGCAAAATTTTCTTCACTCggtgagagagaaggaaaatatattaatatcattttcatatatcaatattgtatgccatttttacaataacttAGCTTTTGTTAGCAAAATACAAAAGTACAAATGATTTCCACGAGACGGGACAGAATCACCTCTCGAATGGGCTAAATCAGCATTTTGCTGGACACGTGTGAGTATTGATATCTTGCCGGGGTGTGTCGATAGGAGAGAGGCGTGTCGCTGGTTTTGCGCAGCGTCCCGTGAACGTCAACGCGCTCGAATGGAGCATCTCTGTGCTGCTGAGGGGTCGAGGGCGCGAAGGGTGAAATCAATTTTCGTTATCGCCGGCAACCAGCCGCCCTACGCTAATCCCATTATTAGTGTTTGTTTTCCACGTGTGGTCGCCTCCGTTGATATATCGATCATTGAAGGCGCGTACGTTATACGTGAAACATTtacaatttaacataatatgaaCATTAAATTTCCATGTTACATAACGTTACGCAACGCTGCTACGATCACAGTGAGCTTGACACATAATGGATCTCAGAATCTCAAATCAGAATCAAATTGGTTTATTTGTACATGCATAGTTCAACAATTAATGCTTTacatattaacaattaattgtaTCGTCCATCATTAgcttcgataattaattacgcaGACGAATTCGTATCTCGTATCGGAAGCGCTATCTCACTCAGTATCACGACCTTGCATTGCCCGAAATGTATTCGCAAAT comes from Ooceraea biroi isolate clonal line C1 chromosome 8, Obir_v5.4, whole genome shotgun sequence and encodes:
- the LOC105287861 gene encoding protein atonal homolog 1 isoform X2, with the translated sequence MPMLTYSGCSIAVAEAENGSPAGSLLSGEGELPDEVGDSPGTSRDTEEEATLSDEFYSHDTDEEDDQSKRRRDRSSSLDGISSSGNGHSGSPTPRTGGLGIRKLFTNSRERWRQQNVTGAFAELRKLVPTHPPDKKLSKNEILRMAIRYIKLLSNVLEWQKDQDRNGMQQHNRHAACDKSNSNLLMIAPGGLSTAISTGKRCVTPSVVVTQGNFHSTSNGVIRSLAPGRSPSFPKSPQVSSNTPNGSSSSLTGNAPVTNGMGSGVANCAQKRFKIEREEEEQTSRDCRAPIPPAHNVPVRKRVKVTFMKEANSGFRGDLCGVDRK
- the LOC105287861 gene encoding uncharacterized protein LOC105287861 isoform X1, yielding MPMLTYSGCSIAVAEAENGSPAGSLLSGEGELPDEVGDSPGTSRDTEEEATLSDEFYSHDTDEEDDQSKRRRDRSSSLDGISSSGNGHSGSPTPRTGGLGIRKLFTNSRERWRQQNVTGAFAELRKLVPTHPPDKKLSKNEILRMAIRYIKLLSNVLEWQKDQDRNGMQQHNVRIKCESHLNNQNTVTYHAKPIVTLLKQEKQNASENSHVFRVNYSMQRHAACDKSNSNLLMIAPGGLSTAISTGKRCVTPSVVVTQGNFHSTSNGVIRSLAPGRSPSFPKSPQVSSNTPNGSSSSLTGNAPVTNGMGSGVANCAQKRFKIEREEEEQTSRDCRAPIPPAHNVPVRKRVKVTFMKEANSGFRGDLCGVDRK